The Clostridium sp. DL-VIII DNA window ATATAATCTTGTAACTATCTCATTTGAAGTTATCTGAGAACCACTGTATTTTAAAATACTGTCATCCATTAAAATTCCTGTTTCCTGGGTTATAAGTTTTCCTAGCTGTCCTGTAAAGTTTTGTTCTACATTGATTATTTTCTTTGCTATAGCACTATACTTTCTTAAAAGTTTTTCGGGTAATGGGTATATATCACCAAAAGAAATTCCTCCTACTTTTAAACCTAAACTATTTAAAGTTTCAGTTGATTCTTTTATTGCTCCGTAAGTAGATCCCCATCCAACTAAAAGTATGTCTATATCTTCTTCTCCAATGTATTCTGGTTCTTGTATGTCCTCTTTTAGATACTTATCTAATTTTCTCATTCTCTTTTCCATTTGAGTATTTCTTATTTCAGCATCTTCTGTTATATGAGCATACTCAGTATGTTCATCACTATCAATCAAAACTACTTGTCCATCAATTTTTCCAGGAATTAATCGTGGTGAAATTCCGGATTCGGTCACCTTATATCTCTTATACTCTTCATCAATTCCATTTCCATCGCTTATATGCCTTTCGATCTTAAGTTCTTCAAGAGAAAATTTTGGAACAGTAATTTTAGAATCTGCAAGATATTGATCTGTTAATATTATTACTAGAGTTTGATACTTATCAGCTAAATTTAATGCCCTAAAAGTTTGATAGAAGGCATCTTCAGCATTCCTAACACTCAAAACTATTCTCGGAAACTCTCCTTGCGAGGCAGCTAATAAGAAACCTAAGTCACTTTGCTCCGTCCTAGTTGGTAGTCCGGTAGCAGGACCAGGTCTTTGTGAATCGATAACAACTAAAGGTGTTTCTGTTATTCCAGCCAAACCAAAAGCTTCAACCATTAACGAAACTCCTCCACCGGATGAACCAGTCATAGCTCTAGCTCCAGCATAGGATGCTCCAATTGCCATGTTTATAGCGCTGATTTCATCTTCTGCTTGTTCTACAATTATGCCAGCCTCCAATGATTTCTTAGAAAGATATGTCATTACACTAGTAGCTGGAGTCATTGGGTAAGCTGAATAAAATGACACCCCGCCAACTAGAGCACCTAGCCCTATAGCATCATTACCGTTTATAATAAGATGTTTTGATAGATCTTTTCCTGTAAATGTGAACTTTTCATCAATTAAATCATTACCTCTTTTAAAGGCCTCTATATTCTTATCTCTTATAATATCCGGAAGTTTTTTTGCTATAAATTCATCAAATTGGCCTTTTATGCCAAAATACTTTAATATCGCTCCTGCTGCAACAAAAGTAAATGACTTTGGTAAGCCTATATCTTTTGCAATTTTCAGTAATGAAAAGTTTTTTAGTCTGCTATCCTCATCTTGAATAGATTCATCAGCAATTACTATTCCATCACTATTTAGATTATTTCTATGAATTTCTATTGTATCCTTATCTAATGCAAGTATTAGATCCAATTTTTCAATATGAGAATAAATTGGTTCATCTCCAAATCTAATTTGTGTAAAATTGTGCCCTCCTCTTACTCTAGACATATAATCTTTATTGGAAAAAACATAAAAGCCAGATTTCTTTAGAGCTTTTTCAATGAAATCACTCACTGTATCCATTCCTTGTCCAGCGCTTCCTCCAATTAATAAGTTACATTTCATTGCAACCACCTCTCTTATAAAATAATTTTAGGCAATCCATCTCTTACCTTATTATCTAATAATATACTTTATTTTGCATTTTGTAAATATTAATTATTAATTAGTTTACATTATTTATTAATAGTATATATAATTTAAATCTGTTTATACTATAATAAAAGTTTATTTTTACTTGATTGCATTTATCAATAGTATTTATTTTTAAACTCTATATAATTAAAATAAAAAGATTAATGAAGAAGTGAAAGGCGTGAATTAACTTAACCTTATCTATTTTTAAAGAGAGAATTAAATGTGTTTGTTGGTTCTATTAAAGATATAGATTTTACATTTCCAAAGTCTAAAGATTATGTATATATTTGCAAAATATAATTTGATAAATCATTATGTAGGGTATATAATTTAAGTAGACAATAATAATTATTATTTAAAAATAAGTAAATATAGAGTATAAAATTAAATTTATATAATTTAAATATTTTTTATTAAGGAGATGTTGATATGTTAAGCGAAAAATTACTTAATAGTCTTAATGAACAAGTTAATTTTGAATTATACTCAGCATACACTTACCTGGCAATGGCAGCTTATTGTGAATCTATTGATTTAATTGGATGTGCTAATTTTTTCAAAGTTCAAAGTAAAGAAGAATTAGATCATGCGATGAAATTCTATAACTACATATTCCAAAAAAATGGTGTAGTAGAATTAGAACAGATTGAAAAACCGCATACAAATTTTGATAACGTATCGCATGTTTTTGAAATGGCTTATATTCACGAACAATTGGTTACAAGAAAAATATATAATATTGCTGATATAGCAGAAGAAGAGAAAGAACATGCAACTAAGAGTTTACTTAAATGGTTTATTGATGAACAAGTTGAAGAAGAAAATAATCTGAATAATATTATAAAGAAACTTAAGAGATCTGAGAACAATCCAGCAGCATTATATATGTTAGATGATGAACTTGCAGCAAGAGTATACGTGCCACTTACAACTACTAATGTATAAATAAATTAACTAAAAAGTATCTATAGAAATATAGGTACTTTTTGTTATATAATTATTTCTATATGAATTTAGCCAATCTAGTTCTTCAAAGAAAACAAAGAAGAGTTCTATAGGAAATGCAAGTGTAATGAAGATTAATAGATGAAAATTATATTACAAAAATTATAATAAAAAATAAGACTGAAATAAGATTTCAAAACTAAATCTTATTTCAGTCTTTTAAGTTTATGCTACATCAAATTTAGTAACTTGTCTTTGAATAAATGGTAAAGTTCAGCCTGGCAAATAGCTTTGTAGTAGAACTTCTTGTCAGACTATTTTTTTGGTTATTTCCAAATATCAAGAATCATTGTTGCTGCACAATATACAAGTAACAACGCCATGATTACATTTAAGATTTTACCATAGTTATTAAAGAAGCTTTCAAAAGCAGCACCAAACATAGCCCAGCAGCAGGTGCCAGCAAAACCAATTACAGCAAGAATCAAGACAAAAACGGCAATGATAGGTAGATTCTGATAATATGGCAAGACAAAAGAAGACATGGCAGTGATTCCGTATAAAATAACTTTTACATTTACAAATTGAAGGATCATGCCTGAAGTTACTGTATTTGTTAATGACAGACCTTTCTTTCCATCATGAGGCTTATCACGCCAAATTGTCCAGGCAAGCCAAAGTATGTAGGCTGCTCCAATGCAAAGCATCACGGGCTTTACAGATGGGATGAAACCATATAGGGCTTTAGAAAATGTAGCACAACAAGACATGACGATTAAAAATCCATACAAAACTCCCATGTTAAATGGAAATGATTTTTTAAAACCGTATTTACTTGCATTTGTCATTGACATTATATTGTTAGGACCAGGTGTCAAAGCTGTTAGAAAAACATATGAAAAGAATGCAGCAAAGTTCATAATTAATTATTTACCTCCTTAATTTCGTATGATATAATGAACACAAAAAACAGTATATCATACATTGTTTAGTATATTGTACAACTTGTCCAATATACTGTCAATGGTTTGGAGGTAAAAATATTGGATAATATAAATTCTATTGTTGCTGATAATCTAAAGCGGTTACGAGAGCAAAGAAGGATGAGTCTTGATTCAGTTTCAAAATTATCAGGAGTAAGTAAAAGTATGCTTGGGCAAATTGAGAGGGGAGATGTCAATCCTACGATTTCTACAGTCTGGAAGATTGCTATGGGGTTAAAAATTTCTTTCACTGAACTAGTGAGCAGGCCAGAAGCAGAATACGAGGTGATTCCTATGGAATCTATTCAACCTTTACTTGAGGATAATGGACATTATCGTAACCATCCCATATTTTTATTTGATGGGAGCCGTAGATTTGAAATACTATATATTGAACTTGATGAAGGAAGTCATTTGGATGCTGAGGCGCACCCTGAGGGAACCCAAGAGTTTATCACTGTGTTTTCTGGAAGCCTGAGTGTGGAAGTTAATGACAAAGTCCTATCTGTTGAAGGTAGTGGTTCTATACGTTTTAAAGCAGATAGACCGCATAAATATAAAAATTCGGGCAATGAGCTTTGTCGCTTGAGCATGGTAATTTATTATCCGGAATAATTATAATAGACTATAGAATGTAAATGACTTAAATTTGTGTCAATGCATTAGGAATAAAAGGTGAACTGATTAAGTTATTGCTTTGTAGCTCTAAATGAAATCAATATTGAGATGGTAAAGTCATTATACCATCTCAATGCAGCTATATCGGAAGCTTTAATAATTTTATATTTCTCATAACTAATTATGAAGCGACTTGTTTAATTTACTTTGACTATTCGTTTTTTCAAATATATTATTGTATTTAGTATAGAGACTGGAGTGATATTAATGGATATTAGACATTTTAAAACATTTAAAAGCATTATTGAAGAAGGAAATTTTACAAATGCTGCAGCAAAATTAGGTTATACACAATCTACTGTTACATCACAAATTCAGCAGTTAGAGCAGGAGTTATCAATAAAGCTATTTGAAAAAATTGGACGCAATATGATATTAACCCCACTTGGAAAAGAGCTGATACCACATGCGGATGAATTACTTAATACAGTAAAAAAGATTGAAAATATCGGCAAATATAATAATAATATAACAGGAGAACTAAAAATCGCTGTTGCAGAATCATTGATGTCTTATAAGTTACAAGATGTTTTACGTTTATTTAAAGAAAAAGCCCCTAATGTAAAACTTTCTATAATGGCCATGAATTGCTACTCAATAAAAAATATTATATTGGATGGAAATGTGGATCTTGGCTTAATGTATGATGTAGGTGCTCAAAATAATAATTTGCTTTCAGTAAAACTTTCTAATTTTAGTCTAGCTTTGGTATGTTCTCCAGCATTTTTAGAAGAAAATATAGATTTTTGTAAACAAAATCAAAAAGTTAGGACAAGTCTTGTAATTAATGAAGTTGAATCTATTTATAGACAAATAATTGAGAATTATTTTTTTAGTAATAATATATTTCTAGATAATACAATTGAGCTTTGGAGCATAGAAGCAATAAAAAAATCTGTAATTAATAATTTAGGAGTCTCATTTTTACCGCGATTTACGGTAGAAGAAGAGCTAAAAAGTGGAAAGTTAAAAGAGATAAAGATAGGTTGCTCAGATGATAAAATTACAGCAATATATGCTCACCATAAGAATAAATGGATCAGTCCTGCAATGTCATTATTTATCCAATTAGTAAGAGAAAATTTTAAGGTTGAAAAATAATTTCAACCTATGTTTTATATGATGTTAAAAGATTGTCTAAAAATTATAATTTATTATGTAGTTATAATTTTTTTTTGAGGTGAATTTAATCTTAAAACAATAAATGAAGCAAGTAAGCAGAATAAACCACCTGAAATAAAAGTAATAATGTAATTACCAGTTAGTGTATATAATGTCCCGCCATAAATTGTTGCTACTGCTGATCCTAGTTGGTGAATAGCCATTATCCACCCAAATACCATATTACCATTTTCCTTAAATATATCGTTACATAGGCGTACAGTTGGTGGTACAGTTGCCACCCAATCTAAACCATAGAATATTACAAAAATATCAATACCTAGATGACTTGATCCAATAACAAACGGAAGAAGTATTAAGGAAAAACCACGTAAACTATAATACCAAAATAATAACCATCTATTATCAAAGCGGTCTGATAACAATCCTGAAAGAGTGGTTCCGAAAATATCAAAAATACCCATTACTGATAATAATCCAGCGGCATAAACTTCGGTACTTCCACAATCCATGCAGGCAGGTATAAAATGAGTTCCTATTAATCCATTTGTAGAGGCACCACAAACGAAAAAACTAATTGACAATAACCAAAACTCTTTAGAATGGATACTTGTTCTTAAACTATGAAAAACTAATTTAAACGGATTATCTCCAGTTTCTACATGGTTAGAAACTTCCTTAGGCGGATCTTGCTTTAAGGATTCCATATTATTTGGTTTGTCACGCATAAATATAAATATTAATATACAAGTGAGTAGAGCAGCACAAGAGATAATGTATATTAGAAATTTCCATGAGTGATTTTCTAATAATTTTGCAAATAAAGGTAAGAATACAAGCTGACCAGCAGAGCCGCTAGCACCAAAAATTCCAATTACCAAGCCTTTGTGTTTTGAAAACCATCTATGAGCAATAACTGATCCTAAAACTTGAGTGGTTAAACCCGATCCAATTCCGATAATTATTCCCCAAAGTATTGTCAGGTGCACTGGCGTTTGCATCCAAGAAGATAGATAAGTACCCAAAAACAATAATATTAGTGAAATAATCATTACACGTTTAGCACCATAAATGTTAGTTAAAGCAACAGAAAATGGGCCAAGTAGACCATATAATGCAAGATTAATTGCTAATGCAAAACTAATAAATGCTCTATTCCATCCGAAATATTGCTCAAATGGTATTATAAGTAATCCTGAAGTTGAACGAATTCCAGAAGATATTAACAAAGTAAAAAAAGTTACTAGCATTATAACCCAGCTGTAGTGAAAGTTTAGTTTATTAAATTTTAATTTAGTTTGAATATACCTGATCATTGTAACCCCCAATAATATAATTTAAATATGCTTCTTAATAGCATTAGAATTAGTATATTATCGGTATTAACATTTGTAAAATTGAAATAATCAAAGTAATAGTTCATAAAAAATGAACTATTGAGGTGAATAGAATTTATCCTATATACATTTTAAAATATAATAATACATTTATAAAAATGAAATGTATTATTGAAAATATCAATTATACAAATAAACTTATATTTGCTAGTATTATGATAATTAATATGTTTTTTATAGAGGAGGAAATGATATCATGGAAAAACCAAAAGTATTTATTGCAATGAAAATACCTAAAGAAGTAGAAGCATATATCGGTGAATACTGTGAATATGAAATATGGCAGGCTGACAGAGATATAACTAAAGATGAATTAAAGCATAAACTTTTTGATAAAGATGGAGTGTTGCTTATGGGTATTAAAATCGATGAGGATTTGCTTAAATATGCTCCAAGGTTAAAGGTCGTAAGTAATTTTACAGTTGGATATAATAACTTTGATATAGAAATAATGAAGAAAAGAAAGGTCATTGGTACTAATGTACCAAATGTAATGAATAACAGTGTTGCAGACTTAGTTTTTGGATTAATTTTATCTGTTTCACGTAAAATAACTCAATTAGATAAATATGTAAAAAATAATAAGTGGAAAAATAGCATTGATAAAAATTTTTATGGGATAGATGTTCATCAGTCAACTTTGGGAATTATAGGTATGGGAAGAATTGGAGAGGTTGTTGCTAAAAGAGCAAAATTTGGATTTGATATGAATGTTTTATATCATAACAGGAATAGACGCATGGATTTGGAAGAGACATTAGGAGTAGAATATTCAGATTTTAAAGATATTTTAAAGAAGTCTGATTTTATTGTGCTCTTAACTCCATTAACAGAAGAAACTTATCATTTAATAGATTTTGAAGAATTTAAATTGATGAAAAATACTGCTGTTTTTATAAATGTATCAAGAGGACAAACCGTAAATGAAACAGCACTTATAGATGCTCTTAAAAGTAATAAAATATTTGGAGCAGGGTTAGATGTATATGAAAAAGAACCCATCAGTTTGGATAATGAATTAATTAACATGCCTAATGTAGTGACACTTCCACACATTGGAACTGCTACTCAAAAAACTCAGTTTGATATGGCTATGGTTGCTGCTAAGAATCTTGTTGAAGCCGTATGTGGAAAATCACCTGAGAATGTTGTGAAAGAATTAAGAGATCTTTAACAATTAGACAAAGAACTAAAGGAGAAGAATATGAATGGTGATATTATACAAAAAAGAACTATAAAGAATTGGGATATTCGTTTATTATGTATTGCTCTTATACTTATTTTAATAGGAAGTATTGGTGCTTACTTTATTCAGACTGATGGGAATAAAATTGATGTTATTGGAATTAAGATACCTACTGAAAATGGCCAGTGGGTTAAAGCTGATTTATTTAAACCTAAAATAGCAACAGCTAGTAATCCGGCTCCTATGGTAGTTATAATACCTGGGTTCTCACGAACTAAAGAAACTCAAATAAGTAATTCACTTGAACTAGCTCGTCGAGGAATAGTTACACTTGCAATTGACCCCTATAATCAAGGTGATTCAAGTACCACTTTAAGTGAAGACAGTGTTAGAGAAGAGGGATATGGTGCTATACCAATAATAAAATATATTACAGAAACTAATGTGTTTAATTATGTTGATAAAGAAAGAATTGGTGTAACTGGGCATTCAGCAGGTGGAAATGCTGCTTTGCAGGTGGCAGCTTACTTTGGTGAAGAAGCAAATAGAGATAAAAAACCAAGTAAAATATCTTCTGCTTTTATTGTTGGCTATGATCTTAGTTTAACTAATAAGACGTTAAAGAATATAGATTCTAATCTAGGATTAAGCTACGGTTATTATGATGAAGGCTCATACAGAAATCAAAATCATAATGCTCACATGAAGAATTCACCAGAGGCATTAGAAATGGTTAATAGTATTTTTAGTGAATCAGATAAAATTTCATCAGTTGAAACTGGTAAAATGTATGGTGATTCAGATAATAAAACATTAAGAGTGGTTTATAATGAAAAAATAGATCATATATTTCAGCCATACGATACTTCAGATGTTTCTGATATGCTAAAGTTTTTTACAACTAGCTTTCATATAAATAATACGCTTATGCCTACAAATCAAATATGGTTTATAAAAGAGATATTTAGCCTTATAGCACTTGTTGGTGCATTTTTGTTTATTGTTCCATTTGCAGGTATATTGCTGCGTACAAAAATATTCAGTTCACTTGTAGAGAATATTCCTAAACCAATTTTATATAACAAGAAAGAGAAGATAATTTTTGCAGGTACATTTATTGCTGCTATTTTAATTGCGTTTATTTCATATAATTCAATTCCCAAAATATCATATCTTCTGTTTAGAAATGCTAGTAAAGGAATAAATACTTTGTGGTTTCCAGAAGAAGCTAATAATACTATTCTACTTTGGACTCTATTCAACGGAATTGTTGGATTAATTATCTTTGCTTTTACATATAAACTTCATTGGAAGAAAAATGAAATATGGAATATAAAAATAGATTTAAAGAAATTAGTAAAAACTATTGTATTAGCTATATGTATATTTAGTACATTTTACGGATTAGTAGAAATAACTTATAAATTTTTTCATACGGATTTTAGATTTGTATTAATAGCTGTAAGACCACTTAATACTACTATTTTATTAGTTTCACTTATGTATTTGCCATTTTTCATTATCTTTTTCCTTTATAATTCAATCCGCGTAAACTATGCCAGTCGCTTTGGTGGACAAAAAGAGTGGATAAGTATACTTATATGTGCTTTGGAAAATTGTTTAGGATTACTTATGCTTTTGATTATTCAGTATGTACATCTTGCAGTTACTGGAAAAGTATTTTGGACTACAAATTGGTTGTTTGTAGGTCAACTTTTTGGTTTTATACCATTAATGTTTATTATTCCGTATTTCAACCGTCATTTCTTTAGAAAAACAGGAAATCCGTATCTTGGGGCAATGGTAACTTGCCTAATATTAGTTATGGTTATGCTTAATAATAGTATTATTCATGTACCACTCTAAGTTGTATGATAAGAACATTTTAAGACTTTATTACAAAATCT harbors:
- a CDS encoding 2-oxoacid:acceptor oxidoreductase subunit alpha produces the protein MKCNLLIGGSAGQGMDTVSDFIEKALKKSGFYVFSNKDYMSRVRGGHNFTQIRFGDEPIYSHIEKLDLILALDKDTIEIHRNNLNSDGIVIADESIQDEDSRLKNFSLLKIAKDIGLPKSFTFVAAGAILKYFGIKGQFDEFIAKKLPDIIRDKNIEAFKRGNDLIDEKFTFTGKDLSKHLIINGNDAIGLGALVGGVSFYSAYPMTPATSVMTYLSKKSLEAGIIVEQAEDEISAINMAIGASYAGARAMTGSSGGGVSLMVEAFGLAGITETPLVVIDSQRPGPATGLPTRTEQSDLGFLLAASQGEFPRIVLSVRNAEDAFYQTFRALNLADKYQTLVIILTDQYLADSKITVPKFSLEELKIERHISDGNGIDEEYKRYKVTESGISPRLIPGKIDGQVVLIDSDEHTEYAHITEDAEIRNTQMEKRMRKLDKYLKEDIQEPEYIGEEDIDILLVGWGSTYGAIKESTETLNSLGLKVGGISFGDIYPLPEKLLRKYSAIAKKIINVEQNFTGQLGKLITQETGILMDDSILKYSGSQITSNEIVTRLYKEV
- a CDS encoding ferritin encodes the protein MLSEKLLNSLNEQVNFELYSAYTYLAMAAYCESIDLIGCANFFKVQSKEELDHAMKFYNYIFQKNGVVELEQIEKPHTNFDNVSHVFEMAYIHEQLVTRKIYNIADIAEEEKEHATKSLLKWFIDEQVEEENNLNNIIKKLKRSENNPAALYMLDDELAARVYVPLTTTNV
- a CDS encoding LysE family transporter, encoding MNFAAFFSYVFLTALTPGPNNIMSMTNASKYGFKKSFPFNMGVLYGFLIVMSCCATFSKALYGFIPSVKPVMLCIGAAYILWLAWTIWRDKPHDGKKGLSLTNTVTSGMILQFVNVKVILYGITAMSSFVLPYYQNLPIIAVFVLILAVIGFAGTCCWAMFGAAFESFFNNYGKILNVIMALLLVYCAATMILDIWK
- a CDS encoding XRE family transcriptional regulator, yielding MDNINSIVADNLKRLREQRRMSLDSVSKLSGVSKSMLGQIERGDVNPTISTVWKIAMGLKISFTELVSRPEAEYEVIPMESIQPLLEDNGHYRNHPIFLFDGSRRFEILYIELDEGSHLDAEAHPEGTQEFITVFSGSLSVEVNDKVLSVEGSGSIRFKADRPHKYKNSGNELCRLSMVIYYPE
- a CDS encoding LysR family transcriptional regulator, with translation MDIRHFKTFKSIIEEGNFTNAAAKLGYTQSTVTSQIQQLEQELSIKLFEKIGRNMILTPLGKELIPHADELLNTVKKIENIGKYNNNITGELKIAVAESLMSYKLQDVLRLFKEKAPNVKLSIMAMNCYSIKNIILDGNVDLGLMYDVGAQNNNLLSVKLSNFSLALVCSPAFLEENIDFCKQNQKVRTSLVINEVESIYRQIIENYFFSNNIFLDNTIELWSIEAIKKSVINNLGVSFLPRFTVEEELKSGKLKEIKIGCSDDKITAIYAHHKNKWISPAMSLFIQLVRENFKVEK
- a CDS encoding MFS transporter, with the translated sequence MIRYIQTKLKFNKLNFHYSWVIMLVTFFTLLISSGIRSTSGLLIIPFEQYFGWNRAFISFALAINLALYGLLGPFSVALTNIYGAKRVMIISLILLFLGTYLSSWMQTPVHLTILWGIIIGIGSGLTTQVLGSVIAHRWFSKHKGLVIGIFGASGSAGQLVFLPLFAKLLENHSWKFLIYIISCAALLTCILIFIFMRDKPNNMESLKQDPPKEVSNHVETGDNPFKLVFHSLRTSIHSKEFWLLSISFFVCGASTNGLIGTHFIPACMDCGSTEVYAAGLLSVMGIFDIFGTTLSGLLSDRFDNRWLLFWYYSLRGFSLILLPFVIGSSHLGIDIFVIFYGLDWVATVPPTVRLCNDIFKENGNMVFGWIMAIHQLGSAVATIYGGTLYTLTGNYIITFISGGLFCLLASFIVLRLNSPQKKIITT
- a CDS encoding D-glycerate dehydrogenase; this encodes MEKPKVFIAMKIPKEVEAYIGEYCEYEIWQADRDITKDELKHKLFDKDGVLLMGIKIDEDLLKYAPRLKVVSNFTVGYNNFDIEIMKKRKVIGTNVPNVMNNSVADLVFGLILSVSRKITQLDKYVKNNKWKNSIDKNFYGIDVHQSTLGIIGMGRIGEVVAKRAKFGFDMNVLYHNRNRRMDLEETLGVEYSDFKDILKKSDFIVLLTPLTEETYHLIDFEEFKLMKNTAVFINVSRGQTVNETALIDALKSNKIFGAGLDVYEKEPISLDNELINMPNVVTLPHIGTATQKTQFDMAMVAAKNLVEAVCGKSPENVVKELRDL
- a CDS encoding alpha/beta fold hydrolase, with amino-acid sequence MNGDIIQKRTIKNWDIRLLCIALILILIGSIGAYFIQTDGNKIDVIGIKIPTENGQWVKADLFKPKIATASNPAPMVVIIPGFSRTKETQISNSLELARRGIVTLAIDPYNQGDSSTTLSEDSVREEGYGAIPIIKYITETNVFNYVDKERIGVTGHSAGGNAALQVAAYFGEEANRDKKPSKISSAFIVGYDLSLTNKTLKNIDSNLGLSYGYYDEGSYRNQNHNAHMKNSPEALEMVNSIFSESDKISSVETGKMYGDSDNKTLRVVYNEKIDHIFQPYDTSDVSDMLKFFTTSFHINNTLMPTNQIWFIKEIFSLIALVGAFLFIVPFAGILLRTKIFSSLVENIPKPILYNKKEKIIFAGTFIAAILIAFISYNSIPKISYLLFRNASKGINTLWFPEEANNTILLWTLFNGIVGLIIFAFTYKLHWKKNEIWNIKIDLKKLVKTIVLAICIFSTFYGLVEITYKFFHTDFRFVLIAVRPLNTTILLVSLMYLPFFIIFFLYNSIRVNYASRFGGQKEWISILICALENCLGLLMLLIIQYVHLAVTGKVFWTTNWLFVGQLFGFIPLMFIIPYFNRHFFRKTGNPYLGAMVTCLILVMVMLNNSIIHVPL